GGTGCGGTCGGTGCTGCGTTGACACTGGGGCTGCGCGGTGGCGGGGCGTTGGTGTCGCTACTGGTGTTGCCGTTGTGCATCCCGGTGCTGATTTTTGGAGCAGGCGCAGTGGAAGCCGTTGTAAGCGGCACAAGTGTGGGTTCTCATTTATCGTTGCTTGGTGCGCTCCTGGTGATGGCATTGGTATTTACGCCATGGGTTACGGCACTTGCTCTGCGTATTTCAGTGGAATAAAACACATTGTGTATTTTTAATTGGGTTGATATTGGCTATAAATTGGTTTAAATATTCCTCGCCAAGCTCCTTTTATCGGGTGGCAGGTAAGATGGTGCCCTGGTTTGCATGGTCGGCTGCTATCCTATTTGTTGTGGGGCTTTATATTGGTTTTTTTGTGGCACCGACTGATATCCAGCAAAGCGAAGCTTATCGCATCATGTTCATACATGTGCCTGCTTCCATCTTGTCCATGTTTATCTATTTGGTTATGGCGGGTTATGCCGCGCTTGGGCTGATTTTCAATACGCGCCTGTCTTCCATGATGGCTTCTGCGCTGGCACCTACGGGCGCGCTGCTTGCCTTTCTTTCGCTATGGACTGGTGCGTTGTGGGGCAAGCCGATGTGGGGTGCTTGGTGGGTGTGGGATGCGCGACTGACTTCCGAACTCATCTTACTATTCCTTTATCTCGGTTTTATTGCTTTGCATGCCTCGATTGATGATCCGCGTCGTGCCGACCGTGCCAGTGCGCTGCTCGCCATAATAGGCTCGGTCAATGTTCCTATCATCTATTTTTCAGTGCAATGGTGGAATACACTGCATCAAGGAGCTACGGTCAAATTCACCGGCACCAGTATGCACGTGGCTATGCAGCAGGGTATGTATACCATGATGCTGGCGGTCTGGTTATATGCCATTGCGGTTTCTTTACTACGTGTGCGTTGTATTATTTTAGAGCGTGAATGCAAGGCCCAGTGGGTATCTGAGCTCGTGGAGGTTAAGCGATGAGCTGGGGTGAGTTTCTTGCCATGAACGGCTATGCTTGGTACATATGGGGTTCGTACGGAATGGCACTGCTGATATTTATTATTGAAATTCTGATGGTGCGCCACAGAAGAAGGCTTATCTTGCAGCAATTATACTTGATGCGCAATGCAGAAGATGCCATGTGACGTAATATGTAAAGGGTAGGTTTATCAGCTATCCTGATCGTTTCACTAATTCGTGTGATGATCGCGAAAATTCTTCGAATGGGACCAAGAATGTTTATCTATGCGAATACAAGCGTGGAATATTCAGGTACCTGATGGAACAAAACTTTACAAAATAAACTCAAAAGCTCGAAGCTGTATCTATTCATAAAGCATTCGGACTGAAATAATATTGATATTGGAAAAAATAACATGAAACCGCGTCAGAGAAAATTTGTATATATAATTATTGCACTTGTTGCTTTGGGTACGGCCATAGGTTTGGTGTTATATGCACTAAACGATAATATTAGCCTGTACTTTACCCCGACCCAAGTTCTTAATAAAGAAGCGCCACAGGGGCGCGGCTTCCGGATGGGCGGATTAGTGGCTATGGATAGTGTCAAGCGCCAGAGCGATGGTTTGACAGTGAATTTCAGCATAACCGATACCGCCAAGAGTATGCCGGTTGTATACAAAGGTTTCTTGCCCGATCTCTTTAAAGAAGGGAAAGGAGTTGTGGTGCATGGCAAGCTTGAGGCGGGGAACGTGTTCCGTGCAGATGAGGTGTTGGCCAAGCATGATGAAAACTACATAGCTCCGGAAGCCGCATATGCTATGAAGCAGGCTGCTAAAGGACAGTCTACGGTGAATGCTGCGTCATCCGTTAGCGCACCTGCTGCAAAATAGTCCGAAAATTACAACTTGATTTTAGGAAACCTCGGTCTTGCTTGAGGGGACTTTAGAAGAAATTCAGTTTCCGTCCTATACCCCCTCAGGCTAGGTGTTGTCTAACAGTTAATTTTTCTGATTCAGTCAATGGCTTTCCATCGTGGATAAGCACCTGCGGTTAGGCTGAGAGTTTCTAACGTAAAGTCGACATCCTAAAATACCTGAAACTGTCGATGTGTAAAGAGTTATAGGTCACAAACGTGCGTAGTGACTAAAGACTATACAAGAAATAGAATTGGCGATAGAAGTAGAGCTTATTAAAATAATTACTGGATTTGCGTGGTTCTATTTTTGACGTTGGCTCTAATCCGCATGGGATGTCAGTAATTTTGTAGGAAAGTTTTTAGAAAAAACTGAAAACTCTCGAAAAAATGACTAGTAACAAGGGATTGTAGAAATTTACACTGAATTTTAGATAAAGAAAAAAGCCTGCGTTTCTGCAAGCCTTTTAAATACTGGTGGCCCGGGGCGGAATCGAACCACCGACAACGAGGATCTTCAAATCGGGCTTTGTGCATGAATCAAAACAATCATAAATAAATAAGAACAAATAAAACATGATGATATGGACGTCTCGCTATTCCAGCTTGTTCTAATATACGTTTGGGTTTTGACAGCCAGTGTCCCGTTAGTGTCCCACAAAATTCCCCTGGATCTTGAATGCGCTGGCTACCTAATTAATTCTCTGCTAGCAAAGAATTAATTCCCAGAACGCTTCTTCATCTCCATGTTGCTCATGATAGCCATCAGGCGCTCATAGCTGGTGTCATCCTCAGTCTTGATAGGCTCACCGTCCTTTACGCCACCAATGGCCATACGATCCCCCACTTTTCAGGCTTAAGCTTGCTGGCTACCCATTTACGTGTATCCACACGGTTCCTAGCCCATGACACATAGGCGCTGTCAATGCGTGCGACACCTTTATCGTCGATAACCTGCCTTGGTTCTTCATCAGCGGTAGCAATGATCTCATCAGCAAGAGTATCTGCTTGGTGCAGTTTGGCATCGTCGTACTTCTTAGAAAACTCTGGATATTTACGCAGTCATTGATAGATCGTGATGAACGCCGGCATCTCCGATCGGCTCTTCAGTATTCTGTTCAGGGACTCTCCGGCACTTAGACGGGCACATATCTCATCAATGAGCTCATCACAGTATTTGGTTGGACGACCTATCACTTTCTTTGCTTTTATGGTTTTTTTTATCATGTCGTTACTCAAACTTAATTGGTATTCAACATACTGATTCCATTTTGTGTTCCATGCAATCATTATGTACCGTTGAACAGAATTACGTATCTTTGGCTGACATTGCACACGCAGAATTATCTGAAGGTCGTCATGCATCTGGCCATCAATATCGCCTGCTAATAATTGATGATATCGACTAAATGACTGTTTCCCACGGCAGGGCTAAGTCATCACGGCCAAAGTGTCCGTAGGCGGCCGTCT
This genomic interval from Candidatus Nitrotoga sp. AM1P contains the following:
- the ccmC gene encoding heme ABC transporter permease CcmC — its product is MAINWFKYSSPSSFYRVAGKMVPWFAWSAAILFVVGLYIGFFVAPTDIQQSEAYRIMFIHVPASILSMFIYLVMAGYAALGLIFNTRLSSMMASALAPTGALLAFLSLWTGALWGKPMWGAWWVWDARLTSELILLFLYLGFIALHASIDDPRRADRASALLAIIGSVNVPIIYFSVQWWNTLHQGATVKFTGTSMHVAMQQGMYTMMLAVWLYAIAVSLLRVRCIILERECKAQWVSELVEVKR
- the ccmE gene encoding cytochrome c maturation protein CcmE — its product is MKPRQRKFVYIIIALVALGTAIGLVLYALNDNISLYFTPTQVLNKEAPQGRGFRMGGLVAMDSVKRQSDGLTVNFSITDTAKSMPVVYKGFLPDLFKEGKGVVVHGKLEAGNVFRADEVLAKHDENYIAPEAAYAMKQAAKGQSTVNAASSVSAPAAK
- the ccmD gene encoding heme exporter protein CcmD, translated to MSWGEFLAMNGYAWYIWGSYGMALLIFIIEILMVRHRRRLILQQLYLMRNAEDAM